In Quercus robur chromosome 10, dhQueRobu3.1, whole genome shotgun sequence, a genomic segment contains:
- the LOC126702373 gene encoding galactolipase DONGLE, chloroplastic: MASSTVFIPNPQTNSHVTFSENIIPKSQHSFGQVSLPKKTETSLARHSVAASYVATKTAATTTVSSRALKSSSTTTSLSHFWREVHGLNNWENLVEPLHPLLRQEIIRYGEFVTACYKAFDLDPNSKRYLNCKYGKKNMLNEVGMENSGYKVTKYIYATPDINIPIQNGAPCGRWIGYVAVSDDESVRRLGRRDIVITFRGTVTNHEWIANLMSSLTPARLDPHDPRPDVKVEAGFLSLYTSDESDSKFGLGSCREQLLSEVSRLLTKYKGEELSISIAGHSMGSSLALLLAYDIAELGLNKENSSRGKPITVFSFGGPRVGNSGFKQRCEELGVKVLRIVNVNDPITKMPGVFLNESFRVFGDRYELPWSCSCYAHVGVELVLDFFNMQNPSCVHDLGTYISLLKCPKKLQFQRNTVDLLDRAREMLISAQNFNMLPWEMLPALF, encoded by the coding sequence ATGGCTTCCTCCACAGTTTTCATACCAAACCCACAGACCAACAGCCACGTTACATTTTCAGAAAACATTATACCCAAGTCACAACACTCTTTTGGTCAGGTTTCACTGCCTAAGAAAACTGAAACCTCTTTAGCTAGACACTCAGTTGCTGCTTCTTATGTAGCAACAAaaacagcagcaacaacaacagtGTCATCCAGGGCCTTAAAATCTAGCTCAACTACTACTTCTTTGTCTCACTTTTGGAGAGAGGTTCATGGGTTAAACAACTGGGAAAATCTTGTTGAACCATTGCACCCTCTTCTCCGGCAAGAGATTATTCGGTACGGGGAGTTTGTCACCGCTTGTTACAAGGCTTTCGATCTAGACCCCAACTCAAAACGTTACTTGAATTGTAAGTATGGGAAGAAGAACATGTTGAATGAAGTTGGGATGGAGAATTCCGGCTATAAGGTCACTAAGTACATCTACGCCACGCCGGACATCAATATTCCAATCCAAAATGGTGCCCCTTGTGGACGTTGGATCGGTTATGTTGCAGTGTCCGATGATGAATCAGTTCGGAGACTTGGGAGGAGAGACATAGTCATTACTTTCAGGGGAACAGTGACTAACCATGAATGGATTGCAAACCTAATGAGCTCACTCACACCGGCACGGCTAGATCCTCATGATCCGCGGCCAGACGTGAAGGTGGAAGCGGGATTTCTGAGTTTATACACTTCAGACGAGAGTGATAGTAAGTTTGGCCTCGGAAGTTGCCGAGAACAGCTTCTATCCGAGGTGTCTCGGCTGTTAACAAAGTACAAAGGTGAGGAACTTAGCATTTCAATAGCAGGACATAGCATGGGGAGCTCACTGGCTCTTCTACTTGCTTATGACATCGCCGAGCTTGGATTGAACAAAGAGAATTCAAGCCGGGGAAAACCAATCACAGTTTTTTCATTCGGAGGCCCGAGAGTCGGGAACTCGGGATTCAAGCAAAGGTGCGAGGAATTGGGTGTTAAAGTACTAAGAATAGTGAATGTCAATGACCCCATTACAAAGATGCCTGGggtttttttgaatgagagttttagggtttttggggaCAGATATGAGTTACCTTGGAGTTGTTCATGTTATGCTCATGTGGGTGTTGAATTAGTCCTTGACTTCTTCAACATGCAAAATCCTTCTTGTGTTCATGATCTGGGAACATATATCAGCTTGCTTAAATGTCCCAAGAAACTACAGTTCCAAAGGAATACTGTAGATTTACTCGACAGAGCAAGAGAGATGCTCATAAGTGCACAAAATTTTAACATGTTGCCTTGGGAAATGCTACcagcattattttaa